A region from the Dehalococcoides mccartyi CG5 genome encodes:
- a CDS encoding PSP1 domain-containing protein, translating into MVDIVKIRYKQAGKIYYFDPAGFELYPYDCVVLETSRGEELGWVVASPSQVEESSLEQPLKPVIRLATAEDMNRERQLEEKNQSAVAECIELVNKLNLPMKLIRAEYSLDENHVTIYFSAEDRVDFRELVREISRKLRVRVELRQIGPRDEAKMVGGYGRCGRELCCCSFLSEFDPVSIKMAKEQNLPLNPQKISGVCGRLLCCLDYEYETYKAAKAKMPKDGLKVSTPVGKGEVVGGNPLEEMVFVLLESGANAEVALKDIRPDKEGRRPDAPLHH; encoded by the coding sequence ATGGTTGATATTGTAAAGATACGCTATAAACAAGCCGGCAAGATATATTACTTTGACCCGGCCGGTTTTGAACTTTACCCGTATGATTGCGTAGTGCTGGAAACCAGCCGGGGTGAAGAACTGGGCTGGGTGGTTGCCTCTCCCTCCCAAGTGGAAGAAAGCAGTCTGGAACAGCCCTTGAAGCCGGTTATACGTCTGGCTACCGCTGAAGATATGAACCGTGAACGCCAGCTTGAAGAAAAGAACCAGAGTGCGGTTGCGGAATGTATAGAGCTGGTAAACAAGCTTAATTTGCCTATGAAACTTATACGGGCGGAATACAGCCTGGACGAAAATCACGTAACCATTTATTTTTCAGCCGAAGACAGGGTGGATTTTCGGGAACTGGTCAGGGAAATATCACGCAAGCTGAGAGTCAGGGTGGAGCTTCGGCAGATTGGTCCGCGTGATGAGGCCAAGATGGTGGGCGGTTACGGAAGGTGCGGACGGGAACTTTGTTGCTGCAGTTTCCTGAGTGAGTTTGATCCGGTGTCTATAAAGATGGCCAAAGAGCAGAATCTACCGCTAAATCCCCAGAAGATTTCAGGTGTTTGCGGAAGGCTTCTTTGTTGTTTGGACTATGAATATGAAACCTACAAGGCAGCCAAAGCCAAAATGCCCAAGGACGGGCTGAAAGTATCTACTCCGGTGGGTAAAGGCGAAGTGGTTGGCGGTAATCCCCTTGAAGAGATGGTATTTGTCCTGCTGGAAAGCGGAGCTAATGCCGAGGTGGCTTTAAAAGATATTCGCCCTGATAAAGAAGGCCGCCGCCCTGATGCCCCGTTACACCACTAG
- a CDS encoding HNH endonuclease has translation MDNHQVLVLNQDYQPLNVCHIRRAVLLVYQSKAEMLEDGLGFWHSEKDHFALPSVIRLSCLIKHPPLRPKLNRAEIFSRDKHTCQYCGRKDLELTIDHVNPKHQGGPHVWENVVAACLHCNRHKAGRTPEQAHMKLMCTPGVPQYRYGYSLPRANANIRHEWRPYLGLGDEPKLVV, from the coding sequence ATGGACAACCATCAGGTACTGGTCTTGAACCAGGATTACCAGCCACTAAACGTATGCCATATACGGCGGGCTGTTTTGCTTGTGTACCAGAGCAAAGCCGAAATGCTGGAAGATGGCTTAGGCTTCTGGCACTCTGAAAAAGACCATTTCGCTCTGCCCTCAGTCATACGGCTATCCTGCCTCATAAAACACCCGCCGCTCCGCCCCAAACTGAACCGGGCTGAGATATTCAGCCGTGACAAACACACCTGCCAGTACTGCGGACGCAAAGATCTGGAACTGACCATAGACCATGTTAACCCCAAGCATCAGGGAGGGCCTCATGTTTGGGAAAACGTAGTAGCCGCCTGCCTGCACTGCAACCGCCATAAAGCCGGGCGCACTCCTGAACAGGCTCATATGAAGCTTATGTGCACTCCGGGAGTGCCACAGTATCGTTACGGGTATTCGCTACCCAGAGCAAACGCCAATATCCGCCATGAATGGCGGCCTTACCTTGGGCTAGGAGATGAACCGAAACTAGTGGTGTAA